In Desulfuromonas acetoxidans DSM 684, a genomic segment contains:
- the pheA gene encoding chorismate mutase has protein sequence MTIDEIRQEIDRLDNELLKIFNRRAELALAIGHLKKELDLPVYDPDREKRIFNKMTALNPGPLDNQAIKRLFERVIDESRTLERIKSKGR, from the coding sequence AATCCGCCAGGAAATCGACCGCCTGGACAACGAGCTTTTGAAGATTTTCAATCGCCGGGCGGAACTGGCTCTGGCCATCGGCCATCTAAAAAAAGAACTCGACCTGCCAGTGTATGATCCGGACCGGGAAAAGCGCATTTTTAATAAAATGACAGCGTTAAATCCCGGCCCATTGGACAACCAGGCCATCAAACGTCTGTTTGAGAGGGTGATTGACGAATCACGGACCCTTGAACGGATTAAATCGAAAGGACGCTGA
- a CDS encoding CHASE4 domain-containing protein, whose translation MRLNLKSRLLLTYAGFVLIALSVALFSYYYFVLPGYALIEKQDARHHMERVLSSIDREVVNLDRLVRDYAFWDDTYTFINTASEAYLQSNYLNEMLIDNRLSSVAIFNSHGTLLYYKHLDLVSGVERPLDDSMYNDALVELGGGLIRPASGLLAGDNGLQMVAARSIMTSDARGPVRGTLVFTRPLDSALINDLSRQFRFDIQVTPLQRISARARQQLKHITRTEPISIHASGDTTLDAFAKLTDLDQKEIAVVQMKLPRTLYVHTRNIMMSSLGFALLSILLMAFVFAATVRRMVMQPFKELANVIHSYRGNRIAPMPLTLSCDNDMGGLAEEFNYLLTDLEESRVHQTFSEEKTDLIKRVVPSAIFTVDSNKVITSWNARAEHITGYSAAEMVGSTCFLFAQTPCQESCGLFDEGIDKPIMGRECTIRHKNGSVLTVSKNADFLRDAQGHIIGGIECFEDITVRKRSEEALQWELALNSRLAKLSHSILHNAGNVREVAGEVLEYARNLTGSSHGFVAELDEQDQFQRLWDYTPMFEGLQKHQGHPIIPAPANGRGSLLHSVYKRQNGVYFNSLEQLSVVNLADGISEEISHFMAVPVCDSKRIIGQVALANNAEGYGKRELQAVEQLAELFAVVLSQAQDVQCSDDVETCHYVVKSLEVCQM comes from the coding sequence ATGAGATTGAATCTTAAATCGCGCTTGTTGCTGACCTACGCAGGCTTTGTTCTGATTGCCCTTTCTGTGGCGTTGTTCTCCTATTATTATTTTGTCTTGCCCGGCTATGCGCTGATTGAAAAGCAGGATGCCCGTCACCATATGGAACGGGTCCTGTCCTCGATTGATCGAGAGGTGGTTAACCTCGACCGGTTGGTGCGTGATTATGCCTTTTGGGATGACACCTACACTTTTATCAACACCGCTAGCGAAGCCTACCTGCAAAGCAATTACCTCAATGAAATGCTCATCGATAACCGTTTGAGCAGTGTGGCGATCTTTAACAGTCACGGAACGTTACTTTATTATAAACATCTGGATTTGGTCTCAGGTGTGGAGCGGCCGCTTGATGATTCTATGTACAATGATGCGCTGGTCGAATTGGGAGGAGGTCTCATACGCCCCGCCTCCGGGTTGTTGGCCGGCGACAATGGCTTGCAGATGGTAGCGGCACGCTCCATTATGACCAGTGATGCCCGTGGACCGGTGAGGGGAACGTTGGTATTCACCCGGCCACTGGATTCGGCGTTGATTAATGATCTGTCCCGTCAGTTCCGTTTTGATATTCAGGTGACGCCGTTGCAACGAATCAGCGCAAGAGCACGTCAGCAACTCAAACATATTACCCGCACAGAACCTATTTCAATCCATGCTTCAGGTGATACAACCCTCGATGCTTTTGCCAAACTGACGGACTTGGACCAGAAAGAGATCGCTGTGGTTCAGATGAAGCTTCCGCGGACTCTGTACGTTCATACGCGAAATATTATGATGTCCTCCCTTGGTTTTGCGCTGTTGAGTATTTTGTTGATGGCCTTTGTGTTTGCCGCCACGGTACGACGAATGGTCATGCAGCCGTTCAAAGAATTAGCCAACGTGATTCACTCTTATCGCGGCAACCGTATTGCACCGATGCCCCTGACGTTATCGTGTGACAATGATATGGGTGGACTCGCCGAAGAATTCAATTATCTGCTGACGGATTTGGAGGAGAGTCGAGTCCACCAGACTTTTTCAGAAGAGAAAACCGATCTGATTAAACGGGTGGTGCCCAGCGCAATTTTTACAGTCGACAGCAATAAGGTGATTACCAGTTGGAATGCTCGCGCCGAACATATTACCGGTTATAGCGCCGCAGAGATGGTTGGCAGTACCTGTTTTCTGTTCGCTCAGACGCCCTGTCAGGAGAGCTGCGGTTTGTTTGATGAAGGGATCGATAAGCCGATTATGGGGCGCGAATGCACCATCCGGCACAAAAACGGATCGGTGCTGACCGTCAGTAAAAATGCCGATTTTCTGCGCGATGCCCAGGGGCATATCATTGGCGGGATCGAGTGTTTTGAAGACATTACCGTGCGCAAACGCTCGGAAGAAGCTCTGCAGTGGGAATTGGCGCTCAACAGTCGGTTGGCCAAGCTGTCTCATTCCATACTGCACAATGCCGGTAATGTACGGGAGGTGGCCGGTGAAGTCCTTGAGTATGCTCGAAACCTGACCGGCAGCAGCCACGGTTTTGTTGCAGAACTTGATGAGCAGGATCAGTTTCAACGGTTATGGGATTACACGCCGATGTTTGAAGGGTTGCAAAAACATCAGGGCCATCCCATTATTCCGGCCCCGGCCAATGGTCGCGGTTCTTTGTTGCATTCGGTTTACAAACGGCAAAACGGCGTCTATTTCAATTCGTTGGAACAGCTCAGCGTCGTCAACCTGGCCGATGGAATCAGTGAGGAGATCTCCCATTTTATGGCAGTTCCGGTGTGCGACAGCAAGCGCATCATTGGCCAGGTCGCTCTGGCCAACAATGCCGAGGGCTACGGAAAGCGCGAGTTACAGGCCGTTGAACAACTGGCGGAGCTGTTTGCTGTGGTTTTATCCCAGGCTCAAGATGTTCAATGTTCGGATGATGTGGAAACTTGTCACTATGTGGTGAAGAGCCTGGAAGTTTGTCAGATGTAA